The Spodoptera frugiperda isolate SF20-4 chromosome 2, AGI-APGP_CSIRO_Sfru_2.0, whole genome shotgun sequence genome has a window encoding:
- the LOC118269222 gene encoding uncharacterized protein LOC118269222 isoform X1, which translates to MSSGKPVKTRECNEQHWQLRQLLKQISNLCDTNLEVVAKWLSCNGEIWGVGPTAVFASAAALFLYNELESTVFVAGDQTHVSWLEKTLISTMVLGMLALMIHLWVCSMRFFQYYLDTLIRDSPSVLLEMTTASLLGGQAEIMPLGPLTRFLRQQQPQIHMTVCWFLSLCYADYVRKNYCQRQTELHSRAVRGLHSTVEKVNSFVGSVHQRLRGFVPPGHMEACPMTDCTTYTVGARLVKSHRSTSATHAVGSLGEIGNRVTLPRRFQSRRRTSVYGWYPSRTRPLLMLSRNSRTMLHRRGARAIHRTPASLVLSPIKKPSLEDCPWRSIEKIPFESLVR; encoded by the exons ATGTCTTCTGGTAAGCCGGTAAAAACTAGAGAATGCAACGAACAACATTGGCAGTTAAGACAGCTTTTGAAACAAATATCA AATCTATGCGACACGAACTTGGAGGTTGTCGCGAAGTGGTTGAGTTGTAACGGCGAGATATGGGGCGTGGGCCCGACGGCGGTGTTCGCCAGCGCAGCCGCCCTCTTCCTCTACAACGAGCTGGAGTCCACCGTGTTCGTCGCCGGAGACCAGACACACGTCTCCTGGCTGGAGAAGACCTTGATT TCCACCATGGTTCTCGGTATGCTGGCTCTGATGATCCACTTGTGGGTCTGTTCAATGCGCTTCTTCCAGTACTATCTGGATACGCTAATAAGAGAT AGTCCAAGTGTGCTGCTGGAGATGACGACAGCGAGTCTGCTGGGCGGGCAGGCGGAGATCATGCCGCTAGGCCCGCTGACCAGGTTCCTGCGCCAGCAGCAGCCGCAGATCCACATGACGGTCTGCTGGTTCCTGTCGCTCTGCTACGCAGACTACGTTCGCAAGAACTACTGCCAGAG GCAAACCGAACTACACAGTCGCGCGGTACGGGGACTCCACAGCACCGTAGAGAAGGTCAACAGTTTCGTCGGCTCCGTCCATCAACGGCTGCGTGGGTTCGTGCCACCAGGTCACATGGAAGCCTGCCCAATGACTGACTGCACCACCTATAC AGTGGGAGCGcgtcttgtaaaaagtcatcgGTCAACGTCAGCGACTCATGCAGTCGGGTCTCTTGGGGAGATAGGCAACCGAGTGACTCTGCCGCGGCGCTTTCAAAGCCGCAGAAGGACTTCGGTGTACGGCTGGTACCCCAGTCGGACGAGACCGCTGTTGATGCTATCGAGAAACTCAAGAACTATGTTGCA TCGACGAGGTGCACGTGCCATACACCGGACGCCGGCGTCGTTAGTACTGTCTCCGATAAAGAAACCAAGTCTTGAAGACTGTCCCTGGAGGAGCATAGAGAAGATTCCGTTCGAATCACTTGTTAGATGA
- the LOC118269249 gene encoding uncharacterized protein LOC118269249 yields the protein MWETSIWSYMQNEGLELFEWAKCGEGYLSVVPTALWAAGSALLAQRLLSALFRRFVFRRVPLWELILQHLLFIWMVIYSLHFWTILVRILKTVVEYCFEEDSMMTEDYEESRKMMQQWMIWMCGAAPLAIYIHTRPRPEMPPLMIWITTSPWQRREMGPYGYYLNRPLSSLQSSTNISLRQQALTMRRAFSDSKIIIKEPPKKKRHSKSV from the exons ATGTGGGAAACCTCTATATGGAGTTATATGCAAAATGAAGGACTTGAG CTGTTCGAATGGGCAAAATGTGGAGAGGGTTATCTGTCAGTGGTGCCGACAGCGCTGTGGGCGGCCGGGTCCGCGTTACTGGCGCAGAGGTTGCTCTCAGCGCTCTTCAGACGATTCGTATTCCGAAGAGTGCCACTTTGGGAACTCATTTTACAG CACCTACTTTTCATATGGATGGTGATATACAGTCTACATTTCTGGACTATACTTGTGAGAATCCTGAAAACAGTCGTAGAATACTGTTTTGAA GAAGATTCCATGATGACCGAAGATTACGAAGAGAGCCGCAAGATGATGCAGCAGTGGATGATATGGATGTGTGGAGCAGCCCCACTGGCTATATACATACACACCAGGCCACGGCCTGAAATGCCACCGCTCATGATATG GATCACAACCAGCCCCTGGCAACGTCGTGAAATGGGTCCGTATGGGTACTACCTGAACAGGCCCCTCTCCTCTCTACAGTCCTCCACGAACATATCCCTGAGGCAGCAAGCCCTCACGATGCGTAGAGCATTCAGCGACTCCAAAATCATCATCAAAGAACCTCCTAAGAAGAAAAGACATTCCAAATCTGTATAG
- the LOC118269001 gene encoding probable ATP-dependent RNA helicase DDX56 — MEDEKKVMFHEMELDDRILKAISQLAWPEPTLIQETAIPLLLEGKDVLMRARTGSGKTAAFTIPVIQKILNLKNTSTHQCIRALILSPSKELCGQITSVIGDLTTKCAREVKCIDISSSGDTATQKALLSDKPDIVVATPSRALAHLKASNMRLKEDLAVLVVDEADLVFSFGYEDEIKELLGHLPKIYQAVLASATLSEDVLSLKKIVLRNPVTLKLEEPELAPSTQLQHYHLFAEEDDKAAILYALLKLNLIRGKSIIFVRTVDRCYKLKLYLEQFKIGSCVLNSELPAAVRCLSVDQFNRGRYQIIIASDEMALEKPDGGILPIEERKKKKQNSKRKKDKESGVSRGIDFQHVSNVINFDFPLDVNSYVHRAGRTARGKNQGSVLSFVSIREKPLMDAVEAHLSKGFKSQKVIQKYEFALEEVEGFRYRSRDAWRAVTRIAVREARLKEIKQELLNCKKLQGYFEENPTDLAALRRDKALHTVKVQHHLAHVPEYLLPAALRSDETVEDEQEGAAAPAPAPQKKRKQNTQYGSAKRHKYQARKNDPLKSLDVKQKATAAGDT, encoded by the exons ATGGAAGATGAAAAAAAGGTTATGTTTCATGAAATGGAACTGGATGATcgcattttaaag GCAATATCACAGCTAGCATGGCCAGAGCCCACACTGATTCAAGAAACTGCGATCCCCTTGCTTTTGGAAGGTAAAGATGTGCTGATGAGAGCCAGGACAGGGTCCGGCAAGACTGCCGCATTCACAATACCAGTCATTCAAAAGATATTAAATTTGAAGAATACCAGTACACACCAGTGTATCAGAGCTCTCATACTATCACCAAGTAAGGAGTTGTGTGGACAG ATAACCTCAGTAATTGGTGACCTGACAACAAAATGTGCGAGAGAAGTGAAATGCATAGATATATCATCAAGTGGAGACACAGCTACACAGAAGGCTCTATTGTCAGATAAACCAGATATTGTAGTGGCAACACCATCCAGGGCACTGGCACACTTGAAAGCTAGTAATATGAGGCTGAAGGAAGACCTGGCTGTACTGGTTGTGGATGAAGCTGACCTGGTGTTTTCATTTGGTTATGAGGATGAAATTAAGGAATTGTTAGG ACATTTACCAAAAATCTACCAAGCAGTGTTGGCATCAGCGACACTATCTGAAGATGTGCTTAGTCTCAAAAAGATTGTTCTCCGTAACCCTGTCACCCTGAAACTAGAGGAGCCAGAACTAGCACCTTCAACACAGCTGCAGCACTACCACTTGTTTGCAGAGGAAGATGATAAAGCGGCCATATTGTATGCTTTGCTGAAGCTGAACCTTATCAGAGGAAAGAGTATAATATTTGTTAGGACAGTAGATAGGTGTTACAA attaaaattatacttagaaCAGTTCAAAATAGGATCATGTGTTCTCAACTCAGAGCTTCCAGCTGCAGTCAGATGTCTGTCAGTAGACCAGTTCAACAGAGGAAGGTATCAGATCATCATAGCATCAGATGAAATGGCTCTGGAGAAGCCAGATGGTGGTATACTGCCCATAGAAGAgagaaagaagaagaaacaGAATTCTAAACGTAAAAAGGATAAAGAGTCAGGAGTGTCGAGAGGAATAGATTTCCAACATGTGTCTAATGTCATCAACTTTGACTTTCCATTAGATGTAAACTCTTATGTGCACAGAGCTGGGAGAACGGCTAGAGGGAAGAATCag GGTTCAGTGTTATCATTTGTATCAATAAGAGAGAAACCACTGATGGATGCAGTGGAGGCACATTTGTCAAAAGGATTCAAGTCACAGAAAGTCATACA GAAATATGAGTTTGCCCTAGAAGAAGTGGAAGGTTTCCGCTACAGATCGCGAGATGCGTGGCGAGCCGTCACCAGGATAGCAGTCAGGGAAGCTCGTCTCAAGGAAATCAAACAGGAACTGCTCAATTGTAAAAAACTACAG GGCTACTTTGAAGAAAATCCAACGGATTTGGCAGCTTTACGAAGAGATAAGGCTTTACATACTGTGAAAGTACAGCACCACTTGGCTCATGTACCGGAATACTTGTTACCTGCTGCCTTGAGGAGTGATGAGACGGTGGAAGATGAGCAGGAAGGCGCTGCCGCACCAGCTCCCGCACCACAGAAGAAGAGGAAACAGAACACGCAATATGGAAGCGCGAAAAGACATAAATATCAA GCCCGCAAAAACGATCCCCTGAAGAGTTTGGACGTGAAACAGAAGGCCACAGCCGCCGGCGACACGTAG
- the LOC118269222 gene encoding uncharacterized protein LOC118269222 isoform X4, whose translation MAGKSVSFYSHCNLCDTNLEVVAKWLSCNGEIWGVGPTAVFASAAALFLYNELESTVFVAGDQTHVSWLEKTLISTMVLGMLALMIHLWVCSMRFFQYYLDTLIRDSPSVLLEMTTASLLGGQAEIMPLGPLTRFLRQQQPQIHMTVCWFLSLCYADYVRKNYCQRFNMPYLEQWQTELHSRAVRGLHSTVEKVNSFVGSVHQRLRGFVPPGHMEACPMTDCTTYTGSASCKKSSVNVSDSCSRVSWGDRQPSDSAAALSKPQKDFGVRLVPQSDETAVDAIEKLKNYVASTRCTCHTPDAGVVSTVSDKETKS comes from the exons ATGGCAGGCAAATCTGTAAGCTTCTATTCACATTGC AATCTATGCGACACGAACTTGGAGGTTGTCGCGAAGTGGTTGAGTTGTAACGGCGAGATATGGGGCGTGGGCCCGACGGCGGTGTTCGCCAGCGCAGCCGCCCTCTTCCTCTACAACGAGCTGGAGTCCACCGTGTTCGTCGCCGGAGACCAGACACACGTCTCCTGGCTGGAGAAGACCTTGATT TCCACCATGGTTCTCGGTATGCTGGCTCTGATGATCCACTTGTGGGTCTGTTCAATGCGCTTCTTCCAGTACTATCTGGATACGCTAATAAGAGAT AGTCCAAGTGTGCTGCTGGAGATGACGACAGCGAGTCTGCTGGGCGGGCAGGCGGAGATCATGCCGCTAGGCCCGCTGACCAGGTTCCTGCGCCAGCAGCAGCCGCAGATCCACATGACGGTCTGCTGGTTCCTGTCGCTCTGCTACGCAGACTACGTTCGCAAGAACTACTGCCAGAGGTTCAACATGCCGTATTTGGAACAGTG GCAAACCGAACTACACAGTCGCGCGGTACGGGGACTCCACAGCACCGTAGAGAAGGTCAACAGTTTCGTCGGCTCCGTCCATCAACGGCTGCGTGGGTTCGTGCCACCAGGTCACATGGAAGCCTGCCCAATGACTGACTGCACCACCTATAC TGGGAGCGcgtcttgtaaaaagtcatcgGTCAACGTCAGCGACTCATGCAGTCGGGTCTCTTGGGGAGATAGGCAACCGAGTGACTCTGCCGCGGCGCTTTCAAAGCCGCAGAAGGACTTCGGTGTACGGCTGGTACCCCAGTCGGACGAGACCGCTGTTGATGCTATCGAGAAACTCAAGAACTATGTTGCA TCGACGAGGTGCACGTGCCATACACCGGACGCCGGCGTCGTTAGTACTGTCTCCGATAAAGAAACCAAGTCTTGA
- the LOC118269222 gene encoding uncharacterized protein LOC118269222 isoform X3, with the protein MAGKSNLCDTNLEVVAKWLSCNGEIWGVGPTAVFASAAALFLYNELESTVFVAGDQTHVSWLEKTLISTMVLGMLALMIHLWVCSMRFFQYYLDTLIRDSPSVLLEMTTASLLGGQAEIMPLGPLTRFLRQQQPQIHMTVCWFLSLCYADYVRKNYCQRFNMPYLEQWQTELHSRAVRGLHSTVEKVNSFVGSVHQRLRGFVPPGHMEACPMTDCTTYTVGARLVKSHRSTSATHAVGSLGEIGNRVTLPRRFQSRRRTSVYGWYPSRTRPLLMLSRNSRTMLHRRGARAIHRTPASLVLSPIKKPSLEDCPWRSIEKIPFESLVR; encoded by the exons ATGGCAGGCAAATCT AATCTATGCGACACGAACTTGGAGGTTGTCGCGAAGTGGTTGAGTTGTAACGGCGAGATATGGGGCGTGGGCCCGACGGCGGTGTTCGCCAGCGCAGCCGCCCTCTTCCTCTACAACGAGCTGGAGTCCACCGTGTTCGTCGCCGGAGACCAGACACACGTCTCCTGGCTGGAGAAGACCTTGATT TCCACCATGGTTCTCGGTATGCTGGCTCTGATGATCCACTTGTGGGTCTGTTCAATGCGCTTCTTCCAGTACTATCTGGATACGCTAATAAGAGAT AGTCCAAGTGTGCTGCTGGAGATGACGACAGCGAGTCTGCTGGGCGGGCAGGCGGAGATCATGCCGCTAGGCCCGCTGACCAGGTTCCTGCGCCAGCAGCAGCCGCAGATCCACATGACGGTCTGCTGGTTCCTGTCGCTCTGCTACGCAGACTACGTTCGCAAGAACTACTGCCAGAGGTTCAACATGCCGTATTTGGAACAGTG GCAAACCGAACTACACAGTCGCGCGGTACGGGGACTCCACAGCACCGTAGAGAAGGTCAACAGTTTCGTCGGCTCCGTCCATCAACGGCTGCGTGGGTTCGTGCCACCAGGTCACATGGAAGCCTGCCCAATGACTGACTGCACCACCTATAC AGTGGGAGCGcgtcttgtaaaaagtcatcgGTCAACGTCAGCGACTCATGCAGTCGGGTCTCTTGGGGAGATAGGCAACCGAGTGACTCTGCCGCGGCGCTTTCAAAGCCGCAGAAGGACTTCGGTGTACGGCTGGTACCCCAGTCGGACGAGACCGCTGTTGATGCTATCGAGAAACTCAAGAACTATGTTGCA TCGACGAGGTGCACGTGCCATACACCGGACGCCGGCGTCGTTAGTACTGTCTCCGATAAAGAAACCAAGTCTTGAAGACTGTCCCTGGAGGAGCATAGAGAAGATTCCGTTCGAATCACTTGTTAGATGA
- the LOC118269222 gene encoding uncharacterized protein LOC118269222 isoform X2, with the protein MSSGKPVKTRECNEQHWQLRQLLKQISNLCDTNLEVVAKWLSCNGEIWGVGPTAVFASAAALFLYNELESTVFVAGDQTHVSWLEKTLISTMVLGMLALMIHLWVCSMRFFQYYLDTLIRDSPSVLLEMTTASLLGGQAEIMPLGPLTRFLRQQQPQIHMTVCWFLSLCYADYVRKNYCQRFNMPYLEQWQTELHSRAVRGLHSTVEKVNSFVGSVHQRLRGFVPPGHMEACPMTDCTTYTGSASCKKSSVNVSDSCSRVSWGDRQPSDSAAALSKPQKDFGVRLVPQSDETAVDAIEKLKNYVASTRCTCHTPDAGVVSTVSDKETKS; encoded by the exons ATGTCTTCTGGTAAGCCGGTAAAAACTAGAGAATGCAACGAACAACATTGGCAGTTAAGACAGCTTTTGAAACAAATATCA AATCTATGCGACACGAACTTGGAGGTTGTCGCGAAGTGGTTGAGTTGTAACGGCGAGATATGGGGCGTGGGCCCGACGGCGGTGTTCGCCAGCGCAGCCGCCCTCTTCCTCTACAACGAGCTGGAGTCCACCGTGTTCGTCGCCGGAGACCAGACACACGTCTCCTGGCTGGAGAAGACCTTGATT TCCACCATGGTTCTCGGTATGCTGGCTCTGATGATCCACTTGTGGGTCTGTTCAATGCGCTTCTTCCAGTACTATCTGGATACGCTAATAAGAGAT AGTCCAAGTGTGCTGCTGGAGATGACGACAGCGAGTCTGCTGGGCGGGCAGGCGGAGATCATGCCGCTAGGCCCGCTGACCAGGTTCCTGCGCCAGCAGCAGCCGCAGATCCACATGACGGTCTGCTGGTTCCTGTCGCTCTGCTACGCAGACTACGTTCGCAAGAACTACTGCCAGAGGTTCAACATGCCGTATTTGGAACAGTG GCAAACCGAACTACACAGTCGCGCGGTACGGGGACTCCACAGCACCGTAGAGAAGGTCAACAGTTTCGTCGGCTCCGTCCATCAACGGCTGCGTGGGTTCGTGCCACCAGGTCACATGGAAGCCTGCCCAATGACTGACTGCACCACCTATAC TGGGAGCGcgtcttgtaaaaagtcatcgGTCAACGTCAGCGACTCATGCAGTCGGGTCTCTTGGGGAGATAGGCAACCGAGTGACTCTGCCGCGGCGCTTTCAAAGCCGCAGAAGGACTTCGGTGTACGGCTGGTACCCCAGTCGGACGAGACCGCTGTTGATGCTATCGAGAAACTCAAGAACTATGTTGCA TCGACGAGGTGCACGTGCCATACACCGGACGCCGGCGTCGTTAGTACTGTCTCCGATAAAGAAACCAAGTCTTGA